A single region of the Vanacampus margaritifer isolate UIUO_Vmar chromosome 13, RoL_Vmar_1.0, whole genome shotgun sequence genome encodes:
- the fam20b gene encoding glycosaminoglycan xylosylkinase yields the protein MKLKQRVVVLCAVLLLLGLAKIFLLDGGEGSAASRRDLKAFRKMEAGLSLARGARLAHTLQSPWEIASQWVGPREVYPEEAPELAAVLGALSQGRIERADVGYKGTQLKALLVLDGGQKVVFKPKRYSRDHVVEGEPYAGYDRHNAEVAAFHLDRILGFRRAPLVVGRHVNLRTEIKPVASEQLLSTFLTQGNNTCFYGKCYYCRESEPACGQGDVMEGSVTLWLPDVWPLQKHRHPWGRTYREGKLARWEYDESYCSAVKKMAPYDAGPRLLDVIDTAVFDYLIGNADRHHYESFQDDGGASMLILLDNAKSFGNAALDERSILAPLYQCCMIRVSTWNRLNLLRGGALSAAMRQALAFDPIRPVLAEPHLAALDRRLAGVTATVKQCIDAHGPDNTLVEDRMNLPHP from the exons ATGAAGCTGAAGCAGCGCGTGGTTGTGCTGTGCGCCGTGCTCCTCCTCCTGGGCCTGGCCAAGATCTTCCTGCTGGATGGCGGCGAGGGATCGGCGGCCAGCAGGCGGGACCTCAAGGCCTTCCGAAAG ATGGAGGCCGGCCTGTCGTTGGCGCGGGGCGCCCGCCTGGCCCACACCCTGCAGTCCCCGTGGGAGATCGCCAGCCAGTGGGTGGGCCCCCGAGAGGTGTACCCCGAGGAGGCGCCCGAGCTGGCCGCCGTACTCGGCGCACTCAGCCAAGGCCGCATCGAGCGCGCCGACGTGGGCTACAAGGGCACCCAGCTCAAGGCCCTGCTGGTACTGGACGGGGGGCAGAAGGTGGTCTTCAAACCTAAGAG GTACAGTCGCGACCACGTGGTCGAAGGGGAGCCGTACGCCGGTTACGACCGACACAACGCCGAGGTGGCCGCTTTTCACCTGGACAG GATCCTGGGCTTTCGGAGAGCGCCCCTAGTGGTGGGAAGGCACGTGAACCTGCGCACGGAGATCAAGCCGGTGGCCAGCGAGCAGCTGCTCAGCACCTTCCTGACGCAGGGGAACAACACGTGCTTCTACGGCAAGTGCTACTACTGCCGGGAGAGCGAGCCGGCGTGCGGCCAGGGTGACGTCATGGAGGGATCCGTGACGCTGTGGCTGCCCGACGTGTGGCCGCTGCAGAAGCACCGGCATCCCTGGGGACGGACGTACCGGGAGGGCAAGCTCGCCAG GTGGGAGTACGATGAGAGCTACTGCTCGGCGGTGAAGAAGATGGCGCCGTACGACGCGGGCCCGCGCCTGCTGGACGTCATCGACACGGCCGTCTTCGATTATCTGATCGGGAACGCCGACCGCCATCACTACGAGAGTTTCCAGGACGACGGCGGCGCCAGCATGCTCATACTGCTGGACAACGCCAAGAG CTTTGGGAACGCCGCCCTGGACGAGCGCAGCATCCTGGCGCCGCTCTACCAGTGCTGCAT GATCCGCGTGTCCACCTGGAACCGGCTCAACCTGCTCCGGGGCGGCGCCCTGAGCGCGGCCATGCGGCAGGCGCTGGCGTTCGACCCCATCCGACCCGTCCTGGCCGAACCGCACCTGGCCGCCCTGGACCGACGCCTGGCCGGCGTGACGGCCACCGTCAAGCAGTGCATCGACGCCCACGGCCCCGACAACACCCTGGTGGAGGACCGCATGAACCTGCCGCAcccgtga
- the LOC144062879 gene encoding uncharacterized protein LOC144062879, translated as MQTRKWRRMRAERGSPDKQVGARGKQLTKVLLAAQSVLVAACLALTLYAYWDLRQLAASRDDVHIQFDVISDISGNATLRFDHVRSSHLMHLADERHSKIAVRCTGPYVLYADVCYRSLEKNAAGTLRLHAAGRRAPLWASRLAGRRDACEALHAVAYLRTGEKAELNLRVTGRFKIKNVTVGLSYLLGGRCEF; from the exons ATGCAGACGAGGAAGTGGAGAAGGATGCGCGCTGAACGAGGGTCTCCCGACAAGCAGGTGGGGGCGCGCGGCAAGCAGCTGACGAAAGTGCTGTTAGCGGCGCAAAGCGTTCTCGTGGCCGCCTGCCTGGCACTCACACTCTACGCTTACTGGGACCTGCGGCAACTG GCCGCCTCACGAGATGACGTGCACATCCAGTTTGACGTGATCTCAG ACATTTCAGGTAACGCCACGCTACGCTTCGACCACGTCCGCAGCAGCCACCTGATGCACCTGGCGGACGAACGGCACAGCAAAATCGCGGTGCGCTGCACCGGGCCCTACGTCCTCTACGCCGACGTGTGCTACCGAAGCCTGGAGAAGAACGCCGCCGGCACGTTGAGGTTGCATGCGGCGGGCAGGCGGGCCCCACTGTGGGCCTCCCGCCTGGCGGGCCGGCGCGATGCCTGCGAGGCGCTCCACGCCGTCGCCTACCTGCGGACCGGAGAGAAGGCTGAGCTGAATCTGCGCGTCACGGGACGCTTTAAGATCAAAAATGTGACGGTGGGCCTCAGCTACCTGCTGGGGGGACGCTGCGAGTTCTGA
- the LOC144062880 gene encoding uncharacterized protein LOC144062880 yields MRPARVSTQVQMEKQQVEEQQPMNEPKLGEAAGGHPGAFKLRARIRRAAALIGALLLGAVVTAAVLLLSFNVRNQDAEAEISRVKVNVTRSIQKSDGQGRHHIFTVDRAATYLIYGWLAFSPDSASRRGHAKEDEAEVVVLKQTLNRSEMDIQTKPRASEVFFFEKMKMVDHSMVSVHFSGQHVDSCFHIYEI; encoded by the exons ATGCGACCTGCACGAGTGTCAACACAAGTGCAAATGGAGAAGCAACAGGTGGAAGAACAGCAGCCCATGAACGAGCCCAAACTGGGCGAGGCGGCCGGCGGCCATCCCGGCGCGTTTAAGCTGCGGGCGCGCATCAGACGCGCGGCTGCCCTGATTGGAGCGCTGCTGCTCGGGGCTGTAGTAACGGCCGCCGTGCTTCTGTTGAGCTTCAACGTGCGCAACCAG GATGCCGAAGCTGAAATCAGCAGAGTCAAAGTAAACGTAACACGTTCGATTCAAA AGAGTGATGGACAAGGAAGACATCATATATTCACCGTGGACAGAGCGGCCACTTACTTGATCTACGGCTGGCTGGCGTTCTCACCGGACAGCGCCAGCAGGCGTGGGCACGCGAAGGAGGATGAAGCGGAGGTGGTGGTCCTCAAGCAGACGTTAAACCGGAGCGAGATGGACATTCAAACCAAACCCAGAGCGtctgaagtcttttttttcgaGAAGATGAAGATGGTGGACCACAGCATGGTGAGCGTCCACTTCAGCGGCCAGCACGTTGACAGCTGCTTCCATATCTatgaaatttga
- the faslg gene encoding tumor necrosis factor ligand superfamily member 6 — MSCDQSYPFQQVFFVDGVDQRQHPALQPNWPQRGRRVGGSGGCTGFIPTLTTVVLVLFLLVFTALGFGGYLMYNMQTELRDVRKMARELKQGQVLSRTEKQIGLEEVGRKREDKSEREEKTAAHVIGRIEKHIVVHKTLRWEPRVGAAFTGGGVTYQVEDGALRVNRSGLYHIYSRVELIFKQCSPTSSFIHTVFVRSPSAPDTALMEAHRAGFCSWRSELKERHAWTADSYLASALRLHRNDRVLVNVSHPQYLSHSNHGNFFGLYKI, encoded by the exons ATGAGCTGTGACCAGAGTTATCCCTTCCAACAAGTGTTCTTCGTGGATGGAGTTGACCAGCGGCAGCACCCGGCACTGCAACCCAACTGGCCCCAAAGGGGTCGTAGGGTGGGCGGAAGTGGCGGCTGCACCGGTTTCATCCCCACGCTCACCACCGTGGTCCTGGTCCTGTTCCTGCTGGTGTTTACGGCACTCGGCTTTGGCGGCTACCTGATGTACAACATGCAGACGGAGCTGAGGGACGTAAGGAAG ATGGCACGTGAGCTCAAGCAAGGGCAGGTGTTGAGCAGAACTGAGAAGCAAATCG GGTTGGAGGAAGTTGGAAGGAAAAGAGAGGACAAAAGTGAGAGGGAAGAAAAGACTGCAGCACATGTCATAG GACGAATTGAAAAGCACATTGTCGTCCACAAAACGCTACGCTGGGAGCCACGCGTCGGTGCGGCGTTCACTGGCGGCGGCGTGACCTACCAGGTGGAGGACGGGGCCTTGCGCGTCAACCGGAGCGGACTCTACCACATCTACTCGCGGGTGGAGCTCATCTTCAAGCAATGCTCACCCACGTCCTCCTTCATCCACACGGTGTTCGTGAGGTCGCCGTCGGCCCCGGACACGGCCCTGATGGAGGCCCACCGGGCCGGGTTCTGCTCTTGGCGGAGCGAGCTGAAGGAGCGTCACGCCTGGACCGCCGATAGTTACCTGGCGTCGGCCCTGAGGCTCCACCGGAACGACAGGGTCCTGGTCAATGTGTCGCACCCCCAATATCTCAGTCACTCCAATCACGGCAACTTCTTCGGTCTCTACAAGATCTGA
- the LOC144062878 gene encoding uncharacterized protein LOC144062878 isoform X2 — protein MARNEEKQQGRLNRLWLQKEREEGRLKDVQERRPKLCTLNSASSIKKWIPSIKKDMEYYLQQSQLAHYPERKIAEFQLKMEALEREYNSFLTKIRVLDPTCKHKPWTPRAYCKRRGDMQESTMSIVKKSKASSAGFSHPESILPISIPTTDVASKDQDQPLAFDHTRLAMVTAAFRGASDHQSVSQTQNLARMLQRSLPNLGNMAPQAASLQKT, from the exons ATGGCTCGAAACGAAGAGAAACAACAAGGACGATTAAACAGACTTTGGctacagaaagagagagaag AGGGTCGACTAAAAGATGTGCAGGAGCGCAGACCCAAGCTG TGTACACTTAACTCGGCATCGTCCATAAAAAAGTGGATCCCCAGCATCAAAAAAGACATGGAGTATTATTTGCAG CAATCCCAACTTGCACATTACCCTGAGAGGAAGATAGCAGAGTTCCAGCTGAAGATGGAGGCCTTGGAACGGGAGTACAATTCTTTTTTGACCAAGATACGAGTGCTTGACCCCACCTGCAAGCACAAACCTTGGACTCCGAGGGCTTATTGTAAAAGGAGAGGAGACATGCAAGAGTCTACGATGAGCATTG TGAAGAAGTCAAAAGCCTCAAGTGCAGGGTTCAGCCACCCGGAGAGCATTTTGCCCATTTCCATTCCGACGACAGACGTGGCCTCCAAAGACCAAGATCAGCCCCTCGCTTTCGATCATACGCGCCTGGCGATGGTCACCGCGGCGTTCAGAGGAGCGTCCGATCACCAGAGTGTCTCTCAAACGCAGAACCTAGCGAGGATGCTTCAGCGTTCCTTGCCCAACCTTGGTAACATGGCGCCACAG GCTGCCTCTCTACAAAAGACATGA
- the LOC144062878 gene encoding uncharacterized protein LOC144062878 isoform X1, whose amino-acid sequence MARNEEKQQGRLNRLWLQKEREEGRLKDVQERRPKLCTLNSASSIKKWIPSIKKDMEYYLQQSQLAHYPERKIAEFQLKMEALEREYNSFLTKIRVLDPTCKHKPWTPRAYCKRRGDMQESTMSIVKKSKASSAGFSHPESILPISIPTTDVASKDQDQPLAFDHTRLAMVTAAFRGASDHQSVSQTQNLARMLQRSLPNLGNMAPQVSSVVGQKEAAEASDQRTAGKSSPGHVLGLECYSSSGEESDT is encoded by the exons ATGGCTCGAAACGAAGAGAAACAACAAGGACGATTAAACAGACTTTGGctacagaaagagagagaag AGGGTCGACTAAAAGATGTGCAGGAGCGCAGACCCAAGCTG TGTACACTTAACTCGGCATCGTCCATAAAAAAGTGGATCCCCAGCATCAAAAAAGACATGGAGTATTATTTGCAG CAATCCCAACTTGCACATTACCCTGAGAGGAAGATAGCAGAGTTCCAGCTGAAGATGGAGGCCTTGGAACGGGAGTACAATTCTTTTTTGACCAAGATACGAGTGCTTGACCCCACCTGCAAGCACAAACCTTGGACTCCGAGGGCTTATTGTAAAAGGAGAGGAGACATGCAAGAGTCTACGATGAGCATTG TGAAGAAGTCAAAAGCCTCAAGTGCAGGGTTCAGCCACCCGGAGAGCATTTTGCCCATTTCCATTCCGACGACAGACGTGGCCTCCAAAGACCAAGATCAGCCCCTCGCTTTCGATCATACGCGCCTGGCGATGGTCACCGCGGCGTTCAGAGGAGCGTCCGATCACCAGAGTGTCTCTCAAACGCAGAACCTAGCGAGGATGCTTCAGCGTTCCTTGCCCAACCTTGGTAACATGGCGCCACAGGTGAGTTCTGTCGTCGGACAAAAAGAAGCCGCGGAAGCGTCGGATCAAAGGACAGCTGGGAAATCCTCCCCGGGTCATGTGCTTGGTCTGGAATGTTACTCTTCTTCTGGGGAGGAGTCAGACACATGA
- the jun gene encoding transcription factor Jun encodes MYTKMETTFYDDSLNGAGYGYSGSKALKHNMTLNLSDPAGSLKPHFRARAGDLLTSPDVGLLKLASPELERLIIQSSNGLITTTPTPTQFLCPKNVTDEQEGFAEGFVRALAELHHQHMPGVSVPSAPPPVGSVAGVAVYSGTMRAESPVYEDLNTFQPAISTVSSPSYTTSVPSYTTTVLKEEPQTVPEMPGETPPLSPINMESQERIKAERKRMRNRIAASKCRKRKLERISRLEDKVKNLKSQNSELASTANMLREQVAQLKQKVMNHVNSGCQLMLTQQLQTF; translated from the exons ATGTATACGAAGATGGAAACTACTTTCTACGACGACTCTCTCAACGGTGCCGGCTACGGATACAGCGGCTCCAAGGCGCTCAAGCACAACATGACGCTGAACCTGTCCGACCCCGCCGGTAGCCTGAAGCCTCACTTCCGAGCGAGAGCCGGCGATTTGCTCACCTCTCCGGACGTGGGCTTGCTGAAGCTGGCCTCCCCGGAGCTGGAGCGGCTCATCATCCAGTCGAGCAACGGGCTGATCACCACCACGCCGACGCCGACACAGTTCCTGTGCCCCAAGAACGTCACCGATGAGCAGGAGGGCTTCGCCGAGGGCTTCGTGCGAGCCCTGGCCGAACTCCACCACCAGCACATGCCCGGTGTGAGCGTCCCGTCGGCGCCGCCGCCTGTGGGTTCCGTAGCCGGGGTGGCCGTGTACAGCGGCACCATGCGCGCTGAATCGCCGGTTTATGAGGATCTAAACACGTTCCAGCCAGCTATCAGCACCGTGTCGTCTCCGAGTTACACCACATCGGTCCCAAGTTACACCACGACAG TGCTCAAGGAGGAGCCGCAAACGGTGCCCGAGATGCCGGGCGAGACGCCTCCGCTGTCCCCCATCAACATGGAGAGCCAGGAGCGCATCAAGGCCGAGCGGAAGCGCATGCGCAACCGTATCGCCGCCTCCAAGTGCCGCAAGAGGAAGCTGGAGCGCATCTCGCGGCTGGAGGATAAAGTGAAGAACCTCAAGTCGCAGAACTCTGAACTAGCGTCCACGGCCAACATGCTACGGGAACAGGTGGCGCAACTCAAGCAGAAGGTGATGAACCACGTCAACAGCGGCTGTCAGCTCATGTTGACGCAGCAACTCCAGACCTTCTGA